The Flammeovirgaceae bacterium genome contains a region encoding:
- a CDS encoding MFS transporter, whose product MQTAIPSNPRTSAYLYSMYSICFLSGVLGGISATLMSSYLPITLTELLPATAPQLIDKASAIINSLYLFGMMAGGLLLGFFSDRMGRKPGVQLSIVFIGVFTFLTAFAESWQLVAALRFLTGVGVGGILVTTTILVAEEWPDKSRNVVLGILSTTIPIGIFAAGLITYFISNWRTGFLIGIAPLALGMLSHFYLEESARWKARLPEQQSDTIAFFHPSLVSDLIIGCIIYGSMLIGLWAIFSWLPTWVQTLVHNSDGQKERGLSMMLFATGGLVGGFVSGWVSNFLGIKRALLLCYAAVFAFSFILFKLNPSLTIYSYLEMAGIAFFFGMSQGILNVYIPELFPTRVRSSATGFCFNIGRTFTAAAVFFVGWMVDFLGGYGNALFIFSFIFLVGFISILFAREKNLIDT is encoded by the coding sequence GTGCAAACGGCCATACCTTCCAATCCGCGTACTTCTGCCTACTTATACAGTATGTACTCGATTTGTTTTCTTTCGGGTGTGCTTGGCGGGATCAGCGCTACACTGATGTCATCATACTTACCAATTACCTTGACTGAACTGTTACCGGCAACAGCACCGCAACTCATCGATAAAGCCAGTGCAATAATAAACTCCTTGTATTTGTTCGGTATGATGGCCGGAGGCCTGCTCCTTGGATTCTTCAGCGACCGGATGGGCAGAAAACCCGGAGTACAGCTTTCAATTGTGTTCATTGGTGTCTTTACCTTCCTTACCGCCTTTGCTGAGAGTTGGCAACTTGTGGCAGCACTTCGCTTCCTTACGGGAGTAGGCGTTGGCGGAATATTGGTTACCACCACCATACTTGTTGCCGAGGAGTGGCCGGACAAATCCAGAAATGTTGTTCTTGGAATTTTATCCACCACAATTCCTATAGGAATTTTCGCAGCCGGATTGATTACCTATTTCATTAGCAACTGGCGTACGGGGTTCCTGATTGGCATAGCACCGTTGGCGCTGGGTATGCTCTCGCATTTCTACCTTGAGGAATCGGCCCGGTGGAAAGCCCGGTTGCCTGAACAACAATCAGATACCATTGCGTTCTTTCATCCTTCACTCGTGTCCGACCTGATCATCGGGTGCATTATCTACGGTTCCATGCTCATCGGATTATGGGCCATCTTCTCGTGGCTGCCCACGTGGGTTCAAACGCTTGTTCACAATTCTGATGGTCAAAAAGAGCGCGGCCTTAGCATGATGCTGTTTGCAACCGGGGGTTTGGTGGGCGGATTTGTATCCGGGTGGGTAAGTAACTTCCTCGGCATCAAGCGCGCTTTGCTTCTGTGCTATGCGGCCGTGTTTGCCTTTAGTTTCATTTTGTTTAAACTCAACCCAAGCCTAACCATTTACAGTTACCTTGAAATGGCCGGAATTGCCTTCTTCTTCGGCATGAGCCAGGGTATATTAAATGTTTACATCCCCGAATTGTTTCCAACCCGGGTACGCTCTTCAGCAACCGGTTTTTGTTTCAACATCGGGCGCACCTTTACTGCAGCAGCTGTCTTTTTCGTTGGCTGGATGGTGGACTTTCTGGGCGGTTACGGGAATGCTTTATTCATCTTTTCATTTATCTTTCTGGTTGGATTTATTTCCATATTATTTGCACGCGAAAAAAATCTTATTGATACTTAA
- a CDS encoding PepSY-associated TM helix domain-containing protein: MSKKLSGKIRRLNIITHRDAGYFFSSLIIIYSLSGIALNHVDEWNPDFIIEKKEVRVPPGYATHQLSADLIVAFSKLAGEEQFKVYDIPAKNRVKIYYDNASLFIDLETGEGLYEKIKRRPVFYQSNVLHRNSLKGWKWVSDIFGGFLIIISITGLFVLKGKNGVTGRGKWFMAAGFLLPVIALILHELS; the protein is encoded by the coding sequence ATGAGTAAAAAACTTTCCGGAAAAATCAGGCGGCTGAACATCATCACCCACCGCGATGCGGGATATTTCTTCTCATCGCTTATCATCATTTATTCCTTATCAGGAATTGCACTAAACCATGTAGACGAATGGAATCCGGATTTTATCATCGAAAAGAAAGAAGTTCGTGTGCCGCCCGGTTATGCAACCCACCAGCTTTCCGCTGATTTAATTGTTGCATTCAGTAAGCTGGCCGGTGAAGAACAGTTTAAAGTGTACGACATCCCGGCCAAAAACCGTGTAAAGATTTATTACGACAATGCTTCGCTATTTATCGACCTTGAGACTGGGGAAGGCTTGTATGAAAAAATAAAACGCAGGCCCGTTTTTTATCAATCGAACGTGTTACACCGCAACAGCCTGAAAGGGTGGAAATGGGTATCCGATATCTTTGGCGGCTTTTTAATCATCATCAGTATAACCGGGCTGTTTGTACTTAAAGGTAAAAATGGCGTAACCGGACGAGGCAAATGGTTTATGGCGGCCGGGTTTCTGCTACCGGTTATTGCACTGATTCTTCATGAATTGAGCTGA
- a CDS encoding peroxidase-related enzyme (This protein belongs to a clade of uncharacterized proteins related to peroxidases such as the alkylhydroperoxidase AhpD.): MPYISLEEHLPGVTGLLEFNRQTAEPLRALTQLLLRGPSTLSEAEREWIAALVSHKNKCVYCATSHTAAADAFLGEYETTSKIKQDYRTAPISNKMKALLTIASQVQESGKSVTPEAIEQAKKFGATDIEIHDTVLIAALFCLYNRYVDGLNTIAPTDSHYYAEMAERLKTRGYYRPPQGYDHLKKK, translated from the coding sequence ATGCCATACATTTCATTGGAAGAACACCTGCCGGGTGTTACCGGCCTGCTTGAGTTTAACCGCCAAACCGCTGAGCCCCTGCGCGCGCTGACACAATTATTATTGCGGGGCCCTTCAACCTTATCGGAAGCCGAACGCGAGTGGATTGCTGCCCTCGTCTCGCACAAAAACAAATGTGTTTACTGTGCCACCTCGCATACGGCCGCTGCCGATGCATTTCTGGGTGAGTATGAAACTACCTCCAAAATCAAACAAGATTACCGTACGGCACCCATCAGCAACAAAATGAAGGCCCTACTGACCATTGCATCGCAGGTGCAGGAAAGCGGCAAAAGCGTTACGCCCGAAGCTATTGAGCAGGCAAAAAAATTTGGCGCTACTGATATTGAAATTCATGATACCGTACTGATAGCTGCTTTGTTTTGTTTGTACAACCGCTACGTTGACGGCTTAAATACGATTGCCCCTACTGACTCACACTATTATGCTGAAATGGCCGAACGACTGAAAACCAGGGGGTACTATCGCCCTCCCCAAGGTTATGATCATTTGAAAAAAAAGTAA
- a CDS encoding helix-turn-helix transcriptional regulator — MKTENTPIWKSLVEDASTRLSTLVNPAGQVELPSTFAKRVVHFYFCLEGQAVLEFGPHYSRELGLRKNFLFYNPETDLPHTLKLAGKTSLVWLSITLEHLHALFIHEPLPFLTPENINRKFYDEKEVAPSLLVVLNQLFTVQLNDHARLLFYQGKVLEILSLYFALKAPDTESCPFLKDDEVVRKIKIAKEHLLKHLEHPPAIRQLAKLCGLNEYQLKTGFKQIYGNTVYGYLLDHKLDQARVLLDKGRLHVNEVAYQIGYANPSHFIAAFKKKFGITPKKYLMNQR; from the coding sequence TTGAAAACAGAAAATACCCCGATATGGAAATCACTTGTTGAGGATGCCAGCACCCGGTTAAGCACGCTGGTAAATCCGGCCGGACAGGTTGAGTTACCCTCAACATTTGCAAAGCGGGTGGTACATTTTTATTTCTGCCTCGAAGGGCAAGCCGTGCTGGAGTTTGGACCGCACTACAGCCGTGAACTTGGCCTGAGGAAGAACTTTTTGTTTTACAACCCGGAAACTGACTTACCGCATACGCTTAAACTTGCCGGCAAGACCAGTCTGGTTTGGTTATCGATTACCCTGGAGCATCTGCATGCATTATTCATACATGAGCCATTGCCCTTTCTCACCCCGGAAAACATTAACCGCAAGTTTTATGATGAGAAAGAGGTTGCCCCCTCGCTGCTGGTGGTGCTCAATCAGTTGTTCACCGTTCAACTGAATGATCATGCCCGCCTGCTTTTTTATCAGGGTAAAGTGTTGGAAATACTCAGCCTTTACTTTGCGCTTAAAGCTCCGGATACGGAGAGCTGCCCGTTTTTAAAAGATGATGAAGTGGTTCGAAAAATTAAAATCGCCAAAGAACATTTACTTAAACACCTCGAACATCCGCCCGCCATCCGCCAACTGGCCAAACTGTGCGGCCTAAATGAGTACCAGCTTAAAACCGGCTTTAAACAGATATACGGAAACACGGTTTACGGGTACTTACTGGACCACAAACTTGACCAGGCCCGGGTGCTGCTGGATAAAGGGCGGCTGCATGTAAACGAGGTAGCCTACCAGATTGGGTATGCCAACCCCAGTCATTTTATCGCAGCCTTTAAAAAGAAGTTTGGGATAACACCGAAAAAATACCTGATGAATCAACGGTAA
- a CDS encoding peroxidase-related enzyme (This protein belongs to a clade of uncharacterized proteins related to peroxidases such as the alkylhydroperoxidase AhpD.), with product MAYITIQDDLPGIRGLMAFRPETATHLNELAEILLRDDNTLSRGDRELIATYVSYLNDCFFCQNAHGAIAQHYLQCDIQTLDKIKEDFESKPLPEKLKALLSIAGSVQRSGKAVTPQQIERARNAGATDKEIHDTVLIAAFFCLCNRYVDGLGTTAPTDRNYYVNRGKMRAEEGYRQFDLYR from the coding sequence ATGGCGTATATAACCATACAAGACGACCTGCCCGGAATACGCGGATTAATGGCCTTCAGACCCGAAACGGCAACCCATCTCAATGAACTTGCCGAAATACTTCTTCGGGATGACAACACCCTGTCGCGTGGCGACCGCGAACTCATCGCTACTTATGTATCTTATCTTAACGACTGCTTCTTCTGCCAGAATGCCCATGGCGCCATTGCCCAGCATTACCTTCAATGCGATATCCAGACACTCGATAAAATAAAAGAAGACTTCGAATCAAAACCATTACCTGAAAAATTAAAGGCCCTGCTCAGTATTGCCGGTAGTGTACAACGAAGCGGTAAAGCAGTTACCCCTCAGCAAATTGAACGGGCCCGTAATGCCGGTGCTACCGATAAAGAAATTCATGATACTGTACTTATTGCAGCATTCTTCTGCCTGTGCAATCGGTATGTTGACGGGCTCGGAACCACGGCCCCGACTGATCGGAACTACTACGTTAACCGGGGCAAGATGCGTGCTGAAGAAGGATACCGTCAGTTTGATTTGTACAGATAA
- a CDS encoding TonB-dependent receptor, translating into MEKGVLPVLLMLLCTGVFSQDSLKTTQLEEVVVTGQFEPQSARKSVYQVRTIPMEMLEARGAVRLQDVLNTELNIRFSQDMALGGSNLTMQGLSGQNVKVLIDGVPLVGRQGTSNEININQINVNAIERIEIIEGPMSVVYGADALAGVINIITKKSVDKKLEASLKLHEESVGTEYGVGAGIHNQALGIGYSSGHFRYRADFNHNYFGGWQGSAAGRDKQWHPKKQFMAAGLAGFERGSTNVYYRLDYLFEDIYNPGVFQGGEALDQHYYTNRLMHQLQGGYSLSPKLQGNTAFSFTGYQRETQSTIVNETTGQRFLATGAGLQDETTFDGLTLRSTLQYRVNEKLSVQPGIDFNFESGSGGRIKEGTQHIGDYALFASAEWRIHPAIQIRPGLRLVYNTVYAAPPVIPSLNTRITINPKQDLRLSYGRGFRAPSLRELYFDFFDASHAIEGNTDLKAELSHSISGSWNFRFSEKNGLVITATVGGFYNTIENMIGYGQKPGNNLVTTYLNVERYKTTGITVGSTIKHKAVEAAGGLGYTGRYNQLSESFEQVNGFAWSPEATASVTYRFIRAGLDVFLNYKFTGKTPFYEIVTENGNQVPRLAEQDAFSWADLSAVKQLGKHISFTTGIRNLFDVTAVNNTSVASGVHSGGGTRPIGYGRSYFFSINYSLTK; encoded by the coding sequence ATGGAAAAAGGGGTTTTGCCGGTATTGCTGATGCTTTTATGCACAGGTGTTTTTAGTCAGGACAGCCTGAAGACTACCCAACTTGAAGAAGTAGTTGTTACCGGGCAGTTTGAGCCGCAATCGGCTCGTAAGTCGGTTTACCAGGTACGAACCATACCCATGGAAATGCTGGAGGCACGCGGGGCCGTGCGCCTGCAGGATGTACTCAACACCGAACTTAATATTCGTTTCAGCCAGGACATGGCCCTGGGAGGCTCCAACCTTACCATGCAGGGGCTGTCGGGCCAGAATGTGAAAGTGCTGATTGACGGTGTGCCCCTGGTGGGTCGTCAGGGTACATCAAACGAGATCAACATTAACCAGATTAATGTTAACGCCATTGAGCGCATTGAAATCATAGAAGGGCCCATGTCGGTGGTGTATGGAGCCGATGCACTGGCCGGTGTTATCAACATTATCACCAAAAAATCAGTTGATAAAAAACTAGAAGCCTCGCTTAAACTGCATGAGGAAAGTGTTGGTACTGAATATGGTGTGGGTGCAGGCATCCACAACCAGGCATTAGGCATTGGTTATTCTTCCGGGCATTTCCGTTACCGGGCCGACTTTAATCACAACTATTTTGGGGGTTGGCAGGGTAGTGCGGCCGGGCGTGATAAGCAGTGGCACCCGAAGAAACAGTTCATGGCGGCAGGGCTTGCCGGCTTTGAACGCGGGTCAACCAATGTGTATTACCGGCTGGATTATCTTTTCGAAGACATTTATAATCCGGGTGTATTTCAGGGTGGTGAGGCGCTCGACCAACACTACTACACCAACCGGCTGATGCACCAGCTTCAGGGTGGGTACTCTCTTTCTCCTAAGTTGCAGGGCAACACTGCATTTTCATTTACCGGTTATCAGCGTGAAACACAATCCACTATTGTAAATGAGACCACAGGCCAACGCTTCCTGGCCACCGGTGCAGGCCTGCAGGATGAAACTACCTTTGATGGATTGACGCTTCGCAGCACGTTGCAGTATAGGGTTAATGAAAAACTTTCGGTACAGCCGGGTATTGATTTCAATTTCGAATCAGGAAGTGGCGGAAGGATTAAGGAAGGCACCCAACACATTGGCGACTATGCTTTGTTTGCTTCGGCCGAATGGCGTATCCATCCCGCCATTCAGATACGACCGGGCCTTCGCCTGGTTTACAATACAGTCTATGCCGCTCCTCCTGTTATTCCGTCATTAAATACCCGAATAACCATTAACCCGAAGCAGGATCTTCGGCTGTCGTACGGGCGCGGGTTCCGCGCGCCTTCGCTACGCGAACTATACTTTGATTTTTTTGACGCCAGCCATGCCATCGAAGGAAACACCGACCTGAAAGCTGAATTATCGCACAGCATTTCGGGTTCGTGGAACTTCCGGTTTTCGGAAAAAAATGGCTTAGTCATTACGGCAACGGTGGGCGGGTTTTACAACACTATCGAAAATATGATTGGCTACGGGCAGAAACCCGGCAACAACCTGGTTACTACCTACCTGAACGTTGAACGCTATAAAACCACTGGTATAACGGTGGGCTCCACAATAAAGCACAAGGCGGTGGAGGCAGCCGGTGGGCTTGGATACACCGGCCGCTACAATCAGCTCAGCGAAAGTTTTGAACAAGTAAATGGTTTTGCCTGGTCACCGGAAGCCACGGCATCGGTAACCTACCGGTTTATCCGGGCAGGTCTTGATGTTTTCCTGAATTACAAGTTCACCGGCAAAACACCGTTCTACGAAATCGTAACCGAAAATGGTAATCAGGTGCCGCGCCTGGCCGAGCAGGATGCCTTTTCGTGGGCCGATTTGAGCGCAGTAAAGCAACTTGGAAAACACATTTCATTTACTACGGGCATCCGTAACCTGTTTGATGTAACCGCGGTGAACAATACCTCGGTTGCTTCGGGCGTGCACAGCGGAGGCGGTACACGGCCAATCGGTTACGGGCGCTCATACTTTTTTTCAATCAATTATTCACTAACCAAATAA